TCGTTCACTGTTTTTACCGGATTAAAGGTACTGACGGGCACCTCTACGAAAATGGTGTTCCAGTCGCTCATGGCACCGTTCCACAAGCCGGGAAGCTCCAGGGCCTTCAGTTCTTTTCCGTTTTTGGATTTTTGCGAAATAAATCCGGTGTTCTTATCCACGAATTGGGTCAAATCGAACTTGTTGTTTTTATAGCACTTCACGCCACATACCAAATCCACGGGATTGAAATGCGACCCGTGCTTGAAAGCATCCACAGCCCTGGCATCGTTTATATCGATTTGGGAACTTTCCAGAATCTGCAAAGAAGCGGTTCCGTCAGGATTTTCAACAATAAACGGACCACCGCCCGGCTCACCCTCGTTCTTCACCATGCCGCACACACGAAATGGACGATCAAGTTTAGCAATCAGGTAGTCCCTCAACTCTTCTTCATCGGCAAAAGATTTGTTGGAAGAAGCTATACAAAGTTCGTTCTCTGTAAACTTCAAAATTTCCTGCAACTTTCCGTTGCTACATTTTCCCGAAGTCAACTCTCCAAGGTAGCCAAACGCCCGTTGCTGCATCTTCACCAACACTCCACCCAAAAGTTGTTTATATAAGGCTTCGCTTTCTTTTAACCGGTCTGGAACAACATTATCGATGTTTTTAATGAATATAAAATCGGAATCGATGTCATTCAGGTTTTCGATCAGCGCACCGTGTCCCCCGGGACGGAAAAGCAACGATCCGCCCTCATCGCGGAATGGATTATTCTCCATATCCACGGCAAGGGTATCGGTGCTAGGCTTTTGAACGCTGTATGAGACCCTGAATTTAGCACCGAGTTTTAATTCGTACCCCAACCTCCGGGCAGCGACCAACAATTCAAACAACTCTTTATGCTCTTCCGAAACTGTAAAATGAATATTCACCACACCGTTTTTATCTTTTGCGTATAAGGTACCTTCGGTCATCTGTTCACCCACCGGTGTTCTATTTCCTTCTTCGTAACTGTGAAACAAAAGCAACCCTTTGGGCAGGTTCCCGTAATTCAATCCGTCAGGAAAGAGCAAGGCTCTCACCACTTGTTTGTACTTGCCCGAATCAATAAGTTCCGGAACTGTTTTTCCAAAATTGTTCCTGCAGGTTTCGTTGAGCGCATCGTAAAAGGCAAACTTCCCTATATTGTTGAAAAATGTTTTAACAAAAGCAGTTTCAGGCACATCATTACCATCATCTAAAAAGGTAAACAAGTCTTTAAACATACGGCTTGCAGCACCCGATGCGGGTACAAACTTGGTGACTTTTTTACCCGCATCCAAAGAATCACGCCAAGCCATCCGATATTCTTCCTCGTCGGCTTTAGATACACGCAAAATCCCTTTTTCAACCGATGCAACACTCAGTATTTTCAGAAAAGGGAAGCCTTTCTTCAACCAATTCAACTGAGCATCAATTTGCTGTTGTGAAATATTTTTTTTCCGTAACAACGCTAAATCTTCCTTTGTAAACATACTGTCTTATATTGTGTTGAAAATTATTTTCGATTTTAAATCTTTCACAGAAACACTTCAAAGGTAACGAAAAACTTTAAATACATATCCACACGTCTGTTAAAATATTACCGACAATCTGTCAGTTTCTTTTCAAATATCGTTTTTTGGCATAAGATTTGAGAATGATTAAAAAGAAGCTATGGATCAGAAATTAATCAATTAAATACATATATATAAATTATGGGAAAAATAATAGGAATAGACTTAGGAACCACAAACTCTTGCGTTTCGGTGATGGAAGGCAACGAGCCTGTTGTAATCCCTAACAATGAAGGAAAACGTACCACACCATCGGTTGTGGCTTTTGTCGAAAACGGAGAACGAAAGGTGGGCGACCCGGCAAAACGTCAGGCAATAACCAACCCCAAACACACCGTTTACTCCATAAAAACGTTTATGGGTGAAACATTCGACCAGGTGCAAAAAGAAATCGGACGCGTTCCCTACAAAGTAGTTAGAGGCGACAATAATACCCCACGTGTAGACATTAACGGACAATTGTATTCTCCGCAGGAAATTTCAGCAATCGTGCTTCAGAAAATGAAACAAACAGCTGAGGATTATCTCGGACAATCCGTTTCAGAAGCCGTAATCACCGTGCCCGCATATTTTAGCGATGCGCAACGTCAGGCTACCAAAGAAGCCGGAGAGATTGCGGGGTTAACCGTGCGCCGCATTGTAAACGAGCCTACGGCAGCCGCCCTGGCTTACGGTCTGGACAAACAGCACAAGGACTCTAAAATTGCCGTGTTCGACCTGGGAGGCGGCACGTTCGACATTTCGATCCTGGAATTGGGTGACGGTGTTTTCGAGGTGAAATCGACCAATGGAGATACTCACCTGGGAGGAGACGACTTCGACCATCGGGTTATCGATTGGCTGGCCGAAGAATTTTTGAAAGATGAAGGCCTCGACTTGCGGAAAGACCCCATGGCGTTACAACGACTAAAAGAAGCGGCTGAAAAGGCAAAAATCGAACTATCCAGCACAACCAGCACGGAGATTAATTTACCGTATATTATGCCGGTAAACGGGATTCCCAAACATTTAGTAAAAACCCTTACCCGCGCAAAATTCGAGCAACTGATCGACGACTTGTTGCAAAAATGTGTAGCACCCTGCCAGACATCAATGAAAGATGCCGGATTAACAAATTCAGATATCGACGAAGTCATCCTTGTAGGGGGCTCAACCCGTATTCCTGCTGTTCAGGCATTGGTTGAAAGGTTATTCGGAAAATCACCGCACAAAGGTGTAAACCCCGACGAGGTAGTAGCTATTGGTGCAGCCATTCAGGGCGCCGTCCTCACGGGAGAAGTGAAAGACGTGTTGTTGCTGGACGTTACTCCGCTGTCGTTGGGAATCGAAACTCTGGGTGGTGTGATGACAAAACTTATTGATGCTAACACCACCATTCCGACCAAGAAGTCGGAAACGTTCTCTACTGCCGCCGACAATCAACCTTCTGTACAAATCAACGTATTACAGGGTGAACGCTCTCTGGCGCGCGACAACAAGCAAATCGGCGTGTTCAACCTCGACGGCATTCCACCTGCACCGCGTGGCATTCCACAGATTGAAGTTACTTTCGATATTGATGCCAACGGCATCCTGAACGTTTCGGCAAAAGACAAGGCTTCTGGAAAAGAACAGAAAATCCGTATCGAAGCATCTTCGGGTTTGAGCGAAGAGGAAATTAAACGAATGAAAGAGGAAGCTGCTATCAATGCCGAAGCCGACAAGAAAGAGAAAGAACGTATCGACAAACTGAATCAGGCCGACTCAACCATTTTCCAAACCGAAAAACAGTTGAAAGAATACGGTGACAAGATCCCGGCAGACAAAAAAGCGCCTATCGAAAACGCGCTGAACAAGCTGAAAGAAGCCCACAAGGCTCAAAACATTGCCGACCTCGACACCTATATGACCGAACTCAATACAGCATTTCAGGCTGCTTCCCAGGACATGTACAATGCTGCCAACGCACAAGCAGGGGCACAACAAGCCGGTCCCCAGGATTTCAGCGGGCAACAGCCCGGAGGCAATCCAAGCGGAAGCCAGGAAGGTGATGTGACCGACGTCGACTTCGAAGAGGTGAAGTAATCTATAGAGTTTATTATTAAATACTATTAAACCGCAGCAAACAGATGATTTGCTGCGGTTTTTATTTTTCAGAACTACATTTTCTGAAATAACTGAAAATCAATAAAAATGTTGTATCTTTGCAGTCTAGACAATCAAGTTTATATTGATATCCTTCACAGCAATGCTTTGCATTATCCTCATCGGGTAAGTCTTTTCATCGTCTAAATCGACCTCAAAATCAACTTTCTTGTTTGGATCAACCAGGTGTTCATGTGCAATACATCAACATCGTTACACCCATTTACAGAGATGTTCAAATCATTTTTTATTGGAGAAAAAGAAATTATGCTACCCATAATTCAGGGCGGTATGGGTGTTGGTATATCACTTTCAGGCTTAGCTTCGGCGGTAGCCAACGAAGGAGGAATTGGAGTGATTTCAAGTGCAGGATTAGGATTGCTATACCGACGAAAACCGGGCGATTATCTGAAAGACTGTATTTGGGGACTGAAAGAAGAATTGCGCAAATCTCGCGAAAAGTCAAAAGGAACAATCGGTGTAAATATCATGGTTGCTTTGTCAAATTTCGCCGATATGGTGCGCACCACAATTGCTGAAAAGGCCGATATAATTTTTGCGGGTGCAGGATTGCCCTTGGATTTACCATCCTACTTATCAACATCAAGCGATACAAAACTCGTTCCCATCGTATCATCAGCACGTGCCGCAAAAGTGATTTGCGAAAAGTGGCACACCAATTACGATTATCTCCCAGATGCCATTGTGGTAGAAGGCCCCAAAGCAGGAGGCCACCTCGGTTTTAAGAGAGAAAATCTGGAGGATGCGAATTACTCCTTGGAAAAGCTAGTTCCAGAAGTGCTGGCAATTGCCACAAGTTACAAAGACAAGAAAACAATTCCCGTAATTGCTGCCGGCGGAATTTCTACCGGGGAAGATATTCTTCGTTTTATCCAGCTTGGCGCATCAGGCGTACAGATAGGAAGTCTCTTTGTGCCAACCGATGAGTGTGACGCTTCAGATGCATTTAAGCAAATTTATGTCAACTCCTTACAATCGGACCTGATGATTATTCAAAGTCCGGTGGGTATGCCGGGGCGCGCTTTTCAGGGAGATTTTTTAGATAGCGTCAGTGCTGGCAACGAAATACCCAAATCGTGTCCTTACCACTGTATCAAGACCTGCGATTATTCAAAAAGCCCATATTGCATAATCAAAGCGTTGTATAATGCTTCAAAAGGCAGGATGAACCGTGGATACGCATTTGCCGGAGCAAACGCCTATCTGACAGAAAAAATATCCAGTGTAAGAGAAGTGATTTCAAAACTAAAAAAAGAATTTATTGCTGCTGAATTTCTATCGGGGAAGGAGATAGCGCATTAAATGACTCAAAGAACAAAAAAACATCGATTAACGAACGGTGTACCCTTATTACAAACCGGTTTCGGATAATCGCAAATTAAATAAGATGATTAAAAAAGAATTCGAAAAGAAAAGAAAAGAAAAAAAACAGGAAAAACAGCAGCGCAGAGAACATCGGAAGAAAAGCAACGCAAGTAAATCATTTGAAGACATGATTGCATACGTGGACGAGTTCGGAAACATTACCGACACTCCACCTGAACCCAAAAAACAAGAAAAAGTCGCGATAGAGAGTATCGTCATTTCAACGCCAAAAAAAGAAGAAGAGGAAATCACACCGTTGACCGGTAAAGTGGATTTTTTTAACTCCGACAGAGGCTTTGGATTTATAAAAAAAACCAATTCTGGCGAAAAATATTTTTTCCATATCAACAATGCTTTTGCCTCAATCGAGGAAGGAAATACCGTTACTTTCGATCTGGAACGGGGGAAAATGGGAATGAACGCAGTAAATATTACTATCCTTGAATAGAAAAATAATAAAGAAACATTATTAAAATTAAACAACAATTTAAAAAAACAAGAAAATGAACATTTATGTATCAAATTTAAGCTACGACACAACAACGGAAAGCTTACAGGAATTATTCGCAGAATACGGTGAAATCTCTTCTGCCAACATAATAAAAGACAGAGACAGCGGTCGGTCCAGGGGTTTCGGGTTTGTAGAAATGCCAAACGACGCTAACGCTCAAAAAGCCATTGATGAACTGAACAACAGCGACTTTGAAGGAAAAACAATCACCGTAAACATGGCCCGCCCGAAAACGGAAAGAAACGACGGCGGTTACAACAGAAGACGGTATTAATCGTCAACCCATTGAATTACTTCCCGGCTGCAATTGATGTAGCCGGGATTTTTTTATCTACTGCCCGGCACTATTTTAACCTTTGGCATTGGCGGCCGGATCATTTCTGAGCAGTTCTTCCAGCAAGGCAACCTTCTCTTGTTCAGCTTTAAGCATCCGCTCGTAAAGCTCCACTTTTTCATCGTACAACTGCACGATCTTCTCGATAGGATTATTGATTGTCGAATTGTTATACAATGCCGAATAATTTCCAGAGAATGTGTTCGACACAATATGAACAGCTCCCTCGTCGGTAAAATTCCTTATGGCATCTTCCGGGATATTCAATGCGTTGGCCACTTTTGCCAGCGTTTCGTTATCCAACTCTTCTTTGTTCTCAATTTTGGATATGGATTGCTGAGAGAGCTGAAGCCTCTCGGCCAAATCCTCCTGTTTAACGCCCAGAATTTCGCGAAGACGCTTCACGTTATATCCCAAATGTGTCCGATTAGCCCTGTAAGTTGTTTCCATATTGTTTGTATTACGCTGAAAGATGAAACATAATAACACCTCGATAAGCAAAAATACAAAAAAAAGGAACAAGTTGTATTTTACTCCCCGATATTTGAAGTTAAACAACCGCGATTGTTAAAATACAAGCACTTAATCCCATATGTTTGTGGTTCAAACAAAATCAAATTTTAACTATTGAATGTTAAATGATAATCATTGCAAAAGGCGCATCATTCTTAAAAACTCCGTTTTAATCTGTTGTTTTTTTAATCAAAGAGATAGCTAACAAGTTTATTTGCTAGCATATTAAACATCTAAGTTTCTATTTGGAAATAGTTTATATGAATGTTAAGTAACAATTTATTTATTTTTTTGTCATCACTTCGTAACAATAAAAACCGTTCTTTGCCGGAAATTTTAGAAGTGATTCCAAAGTTCTATTAACAAAAAAATTATGAACAAATTATTAAGATTTAAATTATTTGTATTGTCCTTGTGTTTTGCTTTAGCAATAAATGCACAAGACGCGACGCTTTCAGGCGTTGTAAGGGATGTGAGCAACAATCCGCTGATCGGTGTCAACGTCGTTCAAAAAGGAACTACTAAAGGAACCATCACCAATCATGACGGAGAATTCTCTTTTCAGGCTACGCCTCATTCAACCATAGTATTTACCTATATCGGATTTGCCAAACAGGAAATTGCCTGGGACGGGAACAGTCGATTGAATGTTACACTCCATGAAGATTCCGAACTATTGGAAGAAGTAGTGGTGGTTGGGTATGGAACCGCTCAAAAAGTAAACTTGACCGGAGCTGTTGAACAAGTAACCAGTAAAGTATTTGAGAACCGACCCATAACCAATATTACACAAGGCCTTGTAGGTGTTATTCCTAATTTAAACATCAGCTTGACAGATGGAAAACCTACTCAGTCTCCTTCTTATAATGTGAGGGGCACCACCTCTATTGGTCAGGGAGGAAATGCATTGGTGTTGATTGATGGCGTAGAGGGAGACCCTCGTATGCTGAATCCAAACGACATTGAAAGCGTCTCTGTTTTAAAAGATGCAGCCTCTGCTTCCATTTATGGTGCGAGAGCCGCATTTGGAGTTGTGTTGATTACAACTAAAACTGCGTCAAAAGGAAGAACATCATTGAATTACACCGGAAATTTGTCTTCCAAACGTCCTACAACTGTCCCCGACAATATCGTGGATTCATACCCGTGGGCAAAATCTTTTAGTGATGCATGGTCCAATTGGAATGATGACGGAAGAACACCCACCGCCGTCAATAAGACGCTCTCTTTCTCTCCAGAATACTTGGCCGAGATAAAAAGGAGATGGGAAGACCCCTCCTTACCGCGCATAGAGATAAATCCAACCACCGGAGCTTATGAATATTATTACAGCACCGATTGGTATAAGGAACTGTATAAGGATAGTTTTTTTGCACAGGATCACAATGTATCCGTTTCAGGAGGAAATGAACTGGCTTCTTTTTATGTAAGTGGGAGGTATAACAGTGAGGATGGACTCTATAAATACAACACGGATACCTATTCTATGTACAATCTTCGTGCCAGAGGCAACATCCAAATATTCGACTGGTTACTGGTCG
This portion of the Petrimonas sulfuriphila genome encodes:
- a CDS encoding DUF4301 family protein is translated as MFTKEDLALLRKKNISQQQIDAQLNWLKKGFPFLKILSVASVEKGILRVSKADEEEYRMAWRDSLDAGKKVTKFVPASGAASRMFKDLFTFLDDGNDVPETAFVKTFFNNIGKFAFYDALNETCRNNFGKTVPELIDSGKYKQVVRALLFPDGLNYGNLPKGLLLFHSYEEGNRTPVGEQMTEGTLYAKDKNGVVNIHFTVSEEHKELFELLVAARRLGYELKLGAKFRVSYSVQKPSTDTLAVDMENNPFRDEGGSLLFRPGGHGALIENLNDIDSDFIFIKNIDNVVPDRLKESEALYKQLLGGVLVKMQQRAFGYLGELTSGKCSNGKLQEILKFTENELCIASSNKSFADEEELRDYLIAKLDRPFRVCGMVKNEGEPGGGPFIVENPDGTASLQILESSQIDINDARAVDAFKHGSHFNPVDLVCGVKCYKNNKFDLTQFVDKNTGFISQKSKNGKELKALELPGLWNGAMSDWNTIFVEVPVSTFNPVKTVNDLLRREHQ
- the dnaK gene encoding molecular chaperone DnaK, which encodes MGKIIGIDLGTTNSCVSVMEGNEPVVIPNNEGKRTTPSVVAFVENGERKVGDPAKRQAITNPKHTVYSIKTFMGETFDQVQKEIGRVPYKVVRGDNNTPRVDINGQLYSPQEISAIVLQKMKQTAEDYLGQSVSEAVITVPAYFSDAQRQATKEAGEIAGLTVRRIVNEPTAAALAYGLDKQHKDSKIAVFDLGGGTFDISILELGDGVFEVKSTNGDTHLGGDDFDHRVIDWLAEEFLKDEGLDLRKDPMALQRLKEAAEKAKIELSSTTSTEINLPYIMPVNGIPKHLVKTLTRAKFEQLIDDLLQKCVAPCQTSMKDAGLTNSDIDEVILVGGSTRIPAVQALVERLFGKSPHKGVNPDEVVAIGAAIQGAVLTGEVKDVLLLDVTPLSLGIETLGGVMTKLIDANTTIPTKKSETFSTAADNQPSVQINVLQGERSLARDNKQIGVFNLDGIPPAPRGIPQIEVTFDIDANGILNVSAKDKASGKEQKIRIEASSGLSEEEIKRMKEEAAINAEADKKEKERIDKLNQADSTIFQTEKQLKEYGDKIPADKKAPIENALNKLKEAHKAQNIADLDTYMTELNTAFQAASQDMYNAANAQAGAQQAGPQDFSGQQPGGNPSGSQEGDVTDVDFEEVK
- a CDS encoding nitronate monooxygenase: MFKSFFIGEKEIMLPIIQGGMGVGISLSGLASAVANEGGIGVISSAGLGLLYRRKPGDYLKDCIWGLKEELRKSREKSKGTIGVNIMVALSNFADMVRTTIAEKADIIFAGAGLPLDLPSYLSTSSDTKLVPIVSSARAAKVICEKWHTNYDYLPDAIVVEGPKAGGHLGFKRENLEDANYSLEKLVPEVLAIATSYKDKKTIPVIAAGGISTGEDILRFIQLGASGVQIGSLFVPTDECDASDAFKQIYVNSLQSDLMIIQSPVGMPGRAFQGDFLDSVSAGNEIPKSCPYHCIKTCDYSKSPYCIIKALYNASKGRMNRGYAFAGANAYLTEKISSVREVISKLKKEFIAAEFLSGKEIAH
- a CDS encoding cold shock domain-containing protein, whose product is MIKKEFEKKRKEKKQEKQQRREHRKKSNASKSFEDMIAYVDEFGNITDTPPEPKKQEKVAIESIVISTPKKEEEEITPLTGKVDFFNSDRGFGFIKKTNSGEKYFFHINNAFASIEEGNTVTFDLERGKMGMNAVNITILE
- a CDS encoding RNA-binding protein; the encoded protein is MNIYVSNLSYDTTTESLQELFAEYGEISSANIIKDRDSGRSRGFGFVEMPNDANAQKAIDELNNSDFEGKTITVNMARPKTERNDGGYNRRRY
- a CDS encoding helix-turn-helix domain-containing protein — protein: METTYRANRTHLGYNVKRLREILGVKQEDLAERLQLSQQSISKIENKEELDNETLAKVANALNIPEDAIRNFTDEGAVHIVSNTFSGNYSALYNNSTINNPIEKIVQLYDEKVELYERMLKAEQEKVALLEELLRNDPAANAKG